The sequence CAATCAGGCAAGAGagatgggggtggggggtgggggggggaggcagacagacagacagacagagtgatagACAGCTTCAAGTCAATCAGAGCTTGGGGTCTCGGAGGAGCTCTCATCATAAATGAGAGAGGAAGTGCACTCAGCACAGCTGCACACATTTCATCAAACAAGTGTACACTTCAGATTCTCAAGTTCTCAGAGTGAGAGACACGAAAGTGTTAATGTTAgtctgagtgatgatgaagatgatgtttagatggtgatgatgatgatgatagtgatgatgatgatgatgatgatgaagacgatGATGACATGATGATGATCCCACAGACATGAGCAGAGTGCATCTTGAGTGCAGACTCCAGCATTCAAGCTGAACTGGCCATGATCTAACAgataatatcacacacactgagggaAACATCTTTAATTTCAGTGATTTATAAATGATGAGAAAAGCTTAGGTACATATCAGTTTCTTAATATttcttaatatttaattaatttaataatatttatcattAATCCATCATTTATTAATATGGATCTCTGATAAGACTCCTGTTAATGATGGAGGAATAATAACACAGAGAAATGAGATTTCTGAAGGAGGAAAGAGTCATTTCAACACAATTTAATTCTCTGCATATTGAAAAAGTTTGTGGCTAAATGTCACACATTCTTTCTGAATTATTTCACATCTACAGCTGTCTCTCTGGTCTGAGACCCGAAGCTGATATGGTGCATTGCTTCATGTCTAATGTAATGAAGCACATTTAGCAAAAACAGAATAAGAAATGGAAGTCAGAGATGTTCAGGAGGTGCTCTGAAACACAGCCTTTTATACATCTTACTGTTCTGTGGGGTTTGTGTGGGAGGAGCTTCAGAGCGATTGCTCTCGCTGCCGAGACTCAGGTGTGAATGTTCCACAGGGATGTATGAAGGTAATTGTTTTCCAAGAGAGGTTTAAAATACACAGAGAAAAGCAGCATCACCTGCTTCCACCTGCACAGTAATGATCCTTCATTGGTCACTGAGGGACACTTCACATGAAATCTAACTTCATCTGTCGGAGAATACACCACCGCTGGGATATGTACTGCTTTACATCAGCACAGCTGCAGAGTttatacagtaaacacacacatacacacaccaaataaatGCACAGAAGCCATGTTTACACACCTCTGACCCCCAGTGCTGAAGAATTCTGGACCTGATTGGtcaaaaaaaacagcagttcaatgtagctataaatggataaaaacagtTGTGTTCAGTAAATAATCATCTGCTGTGTAAAATGACCATCTTCAGTGTGATGAGAGTAAATACGCTTCATCTCTTGACAGCACCACATGCAGTGTTTGTTAGGTGTTTAGCACTGACAGAAGGTAGCGCCAGTGTGTATGTGCTCGCGGTGTTAATGACTTGTGGGAAAAGTCATTGTTTAAACTGTCTGAGGGTtcgatagacacacacacactggacaaacAGCGTCCTTATggcactcaatctctctctaaTCATTTCCCGTCTGACTCATTGCCCAGCACCACATTTTATTCCTCAACATGTTATcatttaattatgttttttcAAACTGCTATTTCCGGCTAACCTCCTGAGCTTTCTCACGGTGCCTCCAACCTCTTTTATATTCCCTTTATTGTTTCAGTCTGCTTTATGGCTTCTGTTGGTTTTtccatctgtgtctctgtatttGCGCAGCAGAAAGACATCTTCCTGTTCACTGAGACCAAGCTTCTGTACATCAGGCATTTAAACTCTGTCTAATTAGCATTTTGGatggccagaaaaaaaaacgtgCGAATTAAAAGCATCATAATGAAGTCTACCTGGACGGGTGTGTAGCGTAGACTGGGTTTTGGGAAGCAGCCCAGAGTCGTGTGACAATTGTGTCTTCAGCTTCGTCGCTTCATTCTTTCTCCAGCGGTAAACTCTGACACGCAGAATAGTTTAGAACGAAACAATGCGCAGAATTGTTCTGTTATTATGCACATTTCTCACCCTCTTCAGCTTCCTTGGGCAATAATAAGGGCTTGTATTCTGTTCTGCTGTTTTGTAGGACAATGGCTCCGAGCTGAACgccgtgtgagagagagaagcgatCAGAGCCGTGATGGACGTCTCGTCAGTGATCTGGAACAACCTTTCAATCTTCTTCAACGAGACTTTTATTGATGAGACTTTTCTCAACAGGACCAATGACACATGCCTCTTCAACACATCCAGCTGCAACAACGGAACTGGAGGAAGCCGTCCAGGCATCGGTGTAGCCGGTGTCCTTATCCCGCTCATATACATCATCGTGTGCATCATCGGCCTGGGCGGAAACACTTTGGTCATCCACATCGTCCTGCATTACTCCAAGACGGAATCCGTCACCAACATCTACATCCTCAATCTGGCCATTGCCGATGAGCTGTTCATGCTCAGTCTTCCCTTCCTGGCCGTCCAGAACGCCATGATGTCCTGGCCCTTCGGCTCCTTCATGTGTCGTCTGGTGATGACCGTCGACGGGATCAACCAGTTCACCAGCATTTTCTGCCTGACGGTGATGAGTATCGACCGCTACCTGGCCGTGGTGCACCCCATCCGCTCGTCAAGGTGGAGGAGACCGCAGGTAGCCAAGGCCGTGAACGGTTCTGTGTGGGCGATGTCTTTTATAGTGGTTCTGCCGATGGTGGTCTTTGCTGGTGTGTTCGAGAAAGGAGGGACGTGTAACATCAACTGGCCAGAGTCGTGCACCATCTGCCGTGCCGCGTTCATCATCTACACCTCCACTGTAGGCTTCTTCTTCCCCCTGCTGGTCATCTGTATGTGCTACCTGCTCATCGTGGTCAAGATCCGCAGCTCCAGCAAAAAGGTCCACGCCACGTCCAGCAAGCGCCGCAAGTCTGAGCGCAAAGTCACGCGCATGGTGGTGATCGTGGTGGCTGTGTTCGTTTTCTGCTGGCTGCCATTTTACGCCCTGAACATCATCAACCTGATTGTGTTTCCACCACCTAGCGAGCTGCAGGGCTTCTACTATTTTGTGGTGGTGCTGTCCTACGCCAACAGCTGCGCCAACCCCATCGTCTACAGCTTCCTCTCTGACAACTTCAAACGAGGTTTTCGGAAGGCCCTGTGCCGCTCGTCCAGAAAGGTGGAGAACCACGAACCGGCAGAGCGTCAGGACCAGGAGGAGCGCAGGCAGATACTGATGCCCCGGGAGAGTCTGCGCAGAGCCGTAAGAGAAGACGAAGATGACGATGAAGAAGAGGACAGGGAGGAAGTTACAGAGATGACTGAGATCTGTAAGATCACTCAGAATGGGAATGGCAGCTCACAGTGCACTCGCGCCTTGCTCTCGGAGCGGCCGTTAGCTCCGATGCTTTCAGAGCCCAGCTCTCCACGAGGAGAAGGGACTGGAAAAGGACCTGGATTTGGGCCGAACACGGCGTTGCTGAACGGAGTGAAAAACGGAAATGTAAAGCCGCTGCCGGAGGAACCGGTGGAGAAGAACTCGTCACTGGAGATCAGCTACCTGTAAAATCTGATAAgatgtttcttttctctgttaTTGTGCGACAGAGCCGCAGTATTTCTGTACTTCTAGCTCACACGTTTCTGCTACAACCGAAGCCTTGTTGAATTTCTAGCCCTGTGTGTGTCCAACACTGATGCTGTAAATTGTGTAAATGATGTAATATTCCTTAGCGACACGTTGTCTTACATCAGAATGTTTTAAAAGCCAAGCTCATGACTGTTCTTTCAGATTCTTGACTCTACTTGGCTTTCAGTTTTAGGTTTTTCATTCAGCCTGATGACACAAATCTGGTTTCCACTGTTACTCCAGCGCAATTACATCAGAAATTCTTTACTTCAAACAGAGCTGCATGACTGCACGATGCAGGTCAAGACTTCACACCTCCATTAAACCCTGTAAAAGATGATGAAGGGTCTGTAGTTTGCTGTGTT comes from Hemibagrus wyckioides isolate EC202008001 linkage group LG02, SWU_Hwy_1.0, whole genome shotgun sequence and encodes:
- the sstr3 gene encoding somatostatin receptor type 5, translated to MDVSSVIWNNLSIFFNETFIDETFLNRTNDTCLFNTSSCNNGTGGSRPGIGVAGVLIPLIYIIVCIIGLGGNTLVIHIVLHYSKTESVTNIYILNLAIADELFMLSLPFLAVQNAMMSWPFGSFMCRLVMTVDGINQFTSIFCLTVMSIDRYLAVVHPIRSSRWRRPQVAKAVNGSVWAMSFIVVLPMVVFAGVFEKGGTCNINWPESCTICRAAFIIYTSTVGFFFPLLVICMCYLLIVVKIRSSSKKVHATSSKRRKSERKVTRMVVIVVAVFVFCWLPFYALNIINLIVFPPPSELQGFYYFVVVLSYANSCANPIVYSFLSDNFKRGFRKALCRSSRKVENHEPAERQDQEERRQILMPRESLRRAVREDEDDDEEEDREEVTEMTEICKITQNGNGSSQCTRALLSERPLAPMLSEPSSPRGEGTGKGPGFGPNTALLNGVKNGNVKPLPEEPVEKNSSLEISYL